A window of Anas acuta chromosome 28, bAnaAcu1.1, whole genome shotgun sequence genomic DNA:
GCGGCGCTGTCTCATTGATGGACGCGGCAGGGCCCCGCCCTTAGGGTGGCTCCGCCCCCGTGGTGGCTCCGCCTCCCTGATTGGCTCCGCCCTTGCACTGGATGCCCCGCCCCTCCCGCAacaagccacgccccctccctaTAAGACACGTGTAGAGTAAGCCCGCCCCCGTTCCATAGCCACGCCCATTACCTATAGCCACGCCCCCCTTTGTAACCTCGCCCCCTGCTTATAGCCCCACCCACTGTTCTATAGCCCCGCCCCTTTGTTtttggccccgccccctgctCCATAGCTCCGCCCTTCCCTtttagccccgcccccttccctctgcccccccagcgccccagccagggctccccccccccaaatccccccaaaactcctcgtttttggtcttttttaataaatttattcaCAAAAGCCCCTGGGGTGGGGCCGCCGGGGCTCTGTACAGCCGCCCAaccgcggcccccccccccccccccccccgttaaCCGGGACCGGacttggaggggggggggggggtctcaggagggtgggaggaggaggagggggtcccggggggggtccccgggggggggggggtcgcagCTCAGGGCCTCCTGCCGGGGGGGTCGTGGAGCTCGTAGAAGAGGACGTAGCCCTCGCTGGACGGCACCTGGTTCTCGCTGATGGGCGACACGCTGCGGCCGCAGCCTCAGCACGGagccacggggggggggggggtcaaggttttgggggggggggtcaatttttggggtggggggcacctaCCGGGAGTCGTTGTAGAGCCGCCAGCCCGAGGGGTCGCGGCAGAAGGCGGTGTAGTGGCCGTAGTGCACGCTGCCCGAGTGGTTGCAGAGCGCGTAGAGGCTGTACACGGGGCTGCctgcgtggggggggggggcacagctcagagctgagaccccccccccctgccccccccctctgtgacccccccccggcccccccttACCCGCCTTCTCGCTGGCGAACTCGCGCAGgttgagctgctgcagggggaagTCGACGAAGACGGAGCACTTCTTGATGGAGTAGCGCGTGGTGGAGAAGCGGTTGAGgtctggggtggggggggggggccctggggtTAAGGGACATCACCCGGACAAggcagggaccccccccgggacccctccccaaaaataaaaccaccccGATCCTGAAGGATACGCAGCACCAGGACGCGGGGGAAGCGCTGGATGGTGAGCTTCTTGGTGCTGCGCTGTGCGCTGCCGGCACTTGTCGCACACGGGCGCGTTCTCCGagtccagctcctcctccttgGTGAAGAGGCTGAAGCAGTCGTGCAGCGAAACCTTCCCGCCCGCGAAGCTCTTCCTGCaaattgggggggggctcaAATTAACCGGGGGGGGGCTCTAATTAACCACGGGGGATCAATTAACCAAGGGGGATCCTGTCTTACCATGGGGATGGGCAGCGAGAGGTCGCAGAAGACCTCGAAGGTGGTGGAGCGGTAGCCGCACGGCCTGGCACTTCAGGCAGCTCTTCAGCTGCCCCACGAAAAGGTCTGGAAaggtctggggggggggccaGGGGGGTCAGCAGGGCCCCCAAAAacctggggacccccccaggccATGAGGGGCTGCCCCACGGCGGCCGCGCTCACCCACGATCTTGCTGTCCTCCCTCTCCAGGTACCGCTTCCACATCAGGTTGGCGCGCTCGTCGTCGCTgcggggggtcggggggggacAGTAAGAgcccgtgtgtccccccccagtgtcccccacccccccccggtgtccccccccaacCTCAGCGTGTCGCTGTCCTCGGGCGCGGGGGCGCGGCGGGTGTCTGCCAGGATGCTGGGGGTCCTGCGGGCCTTGCGGTTGATCTCGGCGTGGAGCCGGTCCATGAAGAACTTGAGGAACTCCTGCgcgtcctgctggctgcagcgcGCGGCCatcagcacccatgggtgccccccggCCCCATCAGATCCCCTGGGCAGACTCAGACCCCCTCGGAGGGACAACAAGGGGGAGGGGTTCGACCCCCGCCTCACTGCTGTGGCGCCCTGGGGACCTCCAGCACCCAATTaggggatggggctgagcacccaagggtgcccccagcacccaagtGTGGGGATCAGGGTGAGCagagcacccccagcacccacccacaAGGGGCGAGCACCCAGGggtcccccccagcacccagctgcagggatgagggtcagcacccatgggtgcccccttGGCACGAGCCGTGGGAACGAAGGCGAGCACCCAgaggtgcccccagcacccataaGGACAGCgctgagcacccccagcccccacccACAAGCGGcgagcacccaagggtgccccccagcacccaaccACACGAGATAATGGAACAAACCCCCCCGGGtgtccccccagcacccacccacGGACACGAGGCCGAGCCCCCGGCGTTCCCCAATGACCCCAACCAGCACCCAAGCATGGGCACCAGGgtgagcacccatgggtgctgctgaCCTGTAGCCGGTGAAGGAGGGGACGTATTTCTGGAACACGGCCTTGAAGCGCCCGGGGTTGACGGCCTCGGTGGGCTCGGGGTGCCACAGCGCCGCGATGACATCGGCGAAGGCTGcggggggggaacggggggcATCAGGGGGGGGTTATATCAAGGAGatgagcacccatgggtgctggggggggggtggcaccCACCCTCGGTGAGCTcctggggggcgcggggcccggcgggctgctcctgcaggtaGTCCTTGCGCAGGCAGTAGTCGCGCAGGGGCTTGGTGCTGCTCAGGCACTGCAGCACCGCGTTCATGAAGCACTGCGGGACAGGGGGAcgtggggacgtggggacggggatttggggacagggacatggggacatggggacagcgGGACGTGgggagggggatttggggacactggggacactgggacacggggaggggggtgtggggacaccAGGGACAAGGCAAGGACTGAGGACAGGGtcatggggacacgggggacaGGAACATGGGATGTGGGGACAAAAGCTGGGGACAGGAACACAGGGACACGGAtgtggggacattggggacgaGGACTTGGgagagggatttggggacacCAGGGACAAGGACTGGGGACGGGGACACagggatggggatttggggacactgggggcaAAGACAGGGAACAAGGACATGGGGACTTGgggagggggatttggggacagggatgggacagggggacgtggggacatggggagggggattggggacactggggacaaaGACAGgaacagggacatggggacaccgcACACAGGGCCACCGCGTGCTGCTGACTCCTTGTgccgggatggggacagggggacagggaaAAGGCAAGGTGGGGGTGGCAGGACACGAGGAcaaggggacagggggacagggggacgaggggacacagggacaaggggacacgggtgcccccccccgctTACTGTGTTGCCCAAATTCCGGAGCCCGACGTGGccggagcccagcagcagcgcGTGGGGGGTCTGCGGGACACCAGGACagagccctcagcccccccccacaccaccacccccggggggagggggctgggggcgagccaggacccccccccctcacccccccacctccccatttccc
This region includes:
- the USP21 gene encoding LOW QUALITY PROTEIN: ubiquitin carboxyl-terminal hydrolase 21 (The sequence of the model RefSeq protein was modified relative to this genomic sequence to represent the inferred CDS: deleted 2 bases in 2 codons) encodes the protein MAAGAAGVVAMAARGSSLLLPPPRLLPTMPQASEQRLGRSRDPPGRAVSQERPGGGLSPAANGLSPAPKLRLLPPRPPPLDERGKKLELERGRAAKRGSAARRGPLKADHGVRVPGSPAVGGGGTAPPGGVSSSSSSSSSSSSSSSSSSSTSFSLPASERRPRGNLARSKSVSIGDLSGEEVAAALSRLALRDAGTGSTATASALRRSSSLRRVNGGPPSAPPLLSVRHEGWPRTRDPPSPFVRGPPPSDGPVPGAPTTGRGPAPGRPEEKAAATPHALLLGSGHVGLRNLGNTCFMNAVLQCLSSTKPLRDYCLRKDYLQEQPAGPRAPQELTEAFADVIAALWHPEPTEAVNPGRFKAVFQKYVPSFTGYSQQDAQEFLKFFMDRLHAEINRKARRTPSILADTRRAPAPEDSDTLSDDERANLMWKRYLEREDSKIVDLFVGQLKSCLKCQACGYRSTTFEVFCDLSLPIPRKSFAGGKVSLHDCFSLFTKEEELDSENAPVCDKCRQRTRSTKKLTIQRFPRVLVLHLNRFSTTRYSIKKCSVFVDFPLQQLNLREFASEKAGSPVYSLYALCNHSGSVHYGHYTAFCRDPSGWRLYNDSRVSPISENQVPSSEGYVLFYELHDPPGRRP